One genomic region from Augochlora pura isolate Apur16 chromosome 7, APUR_v2.2.1, whole genome shotgun sequence encodes:
- the Set2 gene encoding SET domain containing 2 isoform X2, translated as MARRRKTEMKTSVKSTVKYVPVRKSSRQIAKKQLEEKKVNGDISQISYSNDTEDSKSTGDDQNQSLPRKNQNSLRKHNKHKNASNSNILVINEDNEYSTLQYKKDTSESDSQDGIDAIIDHSEKLSPEDVQQVVVGNPSKEHTLETNSNEIEIWSEDVIEETIICEEMEVKEDVKDDNYNLRQDDDMIVKEVLLVSNSTLKRKKFVEYTVIQNEDGTESMVVDTSNSKNTSDTEYCTVQKSTCNSIRDETENSLTALCIDVPMTSSNANNKPCTIEKLCIHNKEATSDQKDFYTNRQICANESEEIQYKDDAFCRIDNKLADMQISESSKEIQKLVNDLSNTESITSPLQIASSTEKEIPMNIDDESSSSILDKIEQLHHPNNFVSLPDSINKNLTEQNKPTALHDKTDCTNQSLLKSKFVQDKKIGNQRKSTQSQVNELLYGDSETDNKIDGEDSKLSSSSENSNDTLLSLNNCKLTEFETKCNSSNNDIDKKVEFRSRSGSTDTTGSESGSNSSGVRRSSRIRSIGLMKQRSRGRGLVSKPNIDVSKSSAQQEREKLSNSTALTAQETKIDNAPELQSDKENNVSKTVNTFDSLTPLATTCNTTGYDSDSCKPVKVKSRWRRSSELEMGGSNTGFGSTSTVTSTFGSLPPNASESGSLMFKSVSGSVMDVGSSDSGSSSTLITTNVQSTIELEQTKESLVVTNIVAAVQIPKTIGAKISLSMVPQLEDREMEERLSQFEYLHENLYLTERYTNKETKRMVCDCFLTEEDIERGELGCGEDCLNRLLMIECGPRCVVGDRCTNKRFQNCEYAKCEVFRTEKKGFGLRAMVDLLAGEFIMEYVGEVVDPKDFRRRAKEYSKDKNKHYYFMALKSDQIIDATMKGNVSRFINHSCDPNSETQKWTVNGELRIGFFNKKFIAAGEEITFDYHFQRYGKEAQKCFCEAPNCRGWIGETPEEEKEKTEKKEKREKDMRKKKGEKKQTDYMEDEDLEEEIDKLCSGGLKNRAHTLTLSRLMVRSRELEHRTRLLRLIQSGEQPCRRLFLDYHGLRLIWSYVMDISTNDSEEAQQFRLEVLKTLNTLPIPNKTMLMDSKIFNVVEKWSKRLYFSPNRDSPEDDQGKSKSCSEELQLGYDNSEKKSSYQLNDTEKSDSNVENCIAIGEVKSDNTDQNLIPDLALNLLAEWSNLKEVFRIPKKERIEQMKEHEREADRGYREELEKEEKRGTSYDRSDRYGRNEPEKRSDRRRGRESPESEYTRTKDKRVEERSSLVPIPRMTKYERRQLFAMKVAKEEEERQRRQQQESWQDHENRCLALGIDPHSTAMVDPQTGYPVFYNPSLGQWQHYTTQEGEISQQCTPVYVGGPQSVPGHSQSTIPPQNSHVLPPSISSEISPGMSSSIPSGVPPVVYTLSQTPVFNQTTTAYSLLPHCHQQYPESQLPLCNNLVHGGTPPVAIQTQPLYDHIEKQSDQQFPAKSFKSPQPEIPAIDLPPKWKSATDARGRTYYYHVKERISQWLPPPPDHIGVQPDSSSSSESSEDSSSSNEDDEDVEDDNNEEQKTEELELNNTLLEKSLNGSKHNVPKKVSVHNVTASTATFPEGKKRREGLVQERIISPRREEDRIDHKTHKGIKEKLRRQKERAKFKEHVEKIRRHRRSNKSKSHSRHSLSKLQSPSTDLSTMSERKIKDTFRINMANVMVHFLNPYRKNDCKQGRITNTEDFKHLARKLTHFVLAKELKHCKSVDELQCNENVKHKAKDFVRKYMSKFGAVYQKSTDDE; from the exons ATGGCACGCAGACGTAAAACTGAAATGAAAACATCAGTGAAATCGACAGTTAAATATGTACCTGTCCGAAAATCCAGTAGACAAATAGCTAAAAAACaattagaagaaaagaaagttaATGGAGATATTTCACAAATATCTTACTCAAATGATACAGAAGATAGCAAAAGTACTGGGGATGATCAGAATCAGTCACTTCCTAGAAAGAACCAAAATTCTTTAAGGAAGCACAACAAGCATAAGAATGCCTCCAATAGTAATATACTTGTAATTAACGAGGACAATGAATATTCaacattacaatataaaaaggaTACTAGTGAAAGCGATAGCCAAGATGGAATAGATGCTATAATTGATCATTCTGAGAAACTTAGTCCTGAGGATGTCCAACAAGTAGTTGTTGGTAATCCGAGTAAAGAACATACATTGGAAACTAattctaatgaaattgaaatatggtCGGAAGATGTGATAGAAGAAACCATAATCTGTGAAGAAATGGAAGTTAAAGAAGATGTTAAagatgataattataatttgaggCAAGATGATGATATGATAGTAAAAGAAGTGTTATTAGTAAGTAACTCtacattgaaaagaaaaaaatttgtgGAATATACTGTGATACAAAACGAAGATGGAACAGAATCCATGGTTGTAGATACATCTAATTCAAAAAACACATCTGATACTGAATATTGCACAGTGCAAAAAAGTACATGTAACTCGATTAGAgatgaaacagaaaattctcTTACAGCCTTGTGTATAGATGTGCCAATGACTTCTAGCAATGCAAACAATAAACCATGtactatagaaaaattatgtatcCACAACAAAGAAGCAACTAGTGATCAAAAAGACTTCTATACAAATAGACAAATATGTGCAAATGAATCAGAAGAGATTCAGTATAAAGACGACGCATTTTGCagaatagataacaaattagcGGACATGCAAATTAGCGAATCTTctaaagaaatacaaaaattagtCAATGATTTATCTAATACAGAAAGCATAACATCTCCATTACAAATTGCTAGTAGTacggaaaaagaaattccaaTGAATATTGATGATGAAAGTAGTTCATCGATACTGGATAAAATAGAACAGTTACATCATcctaacaattttgtttctttaccTGATAGCATTAATAAAAACCTAACAGAACAAAACAAACCCACTGCCCTTCATGACAAAACAGATTGTACAAATCAGTCTttgttaaaatcaaaatttgtacaagataaaaaaattggGAACCAACGAAAATCTACACAGTCACAagttaatgaattattatatggtGATAGTGAaacagataataaaattgacgGAGAAGATTCAAAGTTATCAAGTAGCAGTGAAAATAGTAATGACACACTATTGTCTCTGAACAATTGTAAATTAACAGAATTTGAAACAAAGtgtaatagtagtaataatgatattgaTAAGAAAGTTGAATTTAGGAGCCGAAGTGGTAGTACTGATACAACAGGTTCTGAAAGCGGATCAAACAGTTCTGGAGTCAGAAGAAGCAGTAGAATTAGATCAATTGGATTAATGAAGCAAAG ATCTCGAGGACGTGGATTGGTTTCGAAACCTAATATAGATGTATCAAAATCAAGTGCTCAACAAGAGCGTGAGAAGCTATCTAATAGTACTGCTTTAACTGctcaagaaacaaaaatagataatGCACCAGAATTACAGTCGGACAAAGAAAATAACGTCAGTAAGACTGTGAACACATTCGATTCATTGACACCACTGGCGACTACTTGTAATACTACTGGCTACGATTCAGATTCCTGTAAACCTGTTAAAGTAAAATCTCGTTGGCGAAGATCTAGCGAACTCGAAATGGGTGGTTCGAATACTGGATTTGGGTCCACATCAACAGTCACATCTACGTTTGGTAGTTTACCTCCGAACGCTTCGGAATCTGGATCATTGATGTTCAAATCTGTATCTGGATCTGTAATGGATGTTGGTTCCTCTGATTCTGGTTCTAGTTCTACCTTAATAACAACAAACGTTCAATCCACTATAGAACTAGAGCAAACAAAAGAATCATTAGTCGTAACTAACATTGTTGCTGCTGTGCAAATTCCAAAAACTATAGGCGCGAAGATTTCGTTATCTATGGTTCCACAATTAGAAGATAGAGAAATGGAGGAAAGATTAAGCCAATTCGAATACttacatgaaaatttatacCTAACCGAAAG GTATACGAATAAGGAGACCAAACGTATGGTGTGCGATTGCTTCTTAACAGAAGAAGACATTGAAAGAGGAGAATTAGGTTGCGGAGAAGATTGTCTTAACAGACTTCTAATGATAGAATG CGGACCCAGATGCGTAGTCGGGGATCGTTGCACAAACAAACGATTTCAGAATTGTGAATATGCTAAATGCGAAGTATTTAGGACAGAGAAAAAAGGTTTCGGCTTACGTGCCATGGTTGACCTGCTAGC gGGGGAATTTATAATGGAATATGTAGGTGAAGTAGTTGATCCAAAAGATTTTCGACGTAGAGCTAAAGAATATTCAAAGGacaaaaataaacattacTATTTCATGGCGCTGAAATCCGATCAAATCATTGATGCTACCATGAAAGGGAACGTTTCCCGATTTATAAATCACAGCTGTGATCCAAATTCTGAAACGCAAAAG TGGACGGTGAACGGTGAATTGAGAATAggattctttaataaaaaatttatagctGCCGGTGAAGAGATTACGTTTGATTATCATTTTCAACGTTATGG TAAGGAGGCTCAGAAATGTTTCTGTGAAGCTCCCAATTGTCGTGGTTGGATTGGTGAAACTCCAgaggaagaaaaggaaaaaacagaaaagaaggagaaacGTGAAAAAGATATGAGGAAGAAGAAGGGAGAAAAGAAGCAGACTGATTATATGGAAGATGAAGAT ttggaagaagaaatagataaattgtGTTCTGGTGGTTTGAAGAATAGAGCTCATACTTTGACGTTAAGTAGACTTATGGTACGCAGTAGAGAACTGGAGCACAGAACTCGTCTTTTACGCCTCATACAAAGCGGAGAACAACCATGTCGAAGATTATTTTTGGACTACCATGGTTTACGTTTGATTTGGAGCTATGTCATGGACATTTCTACAAATGATTCTGAAGAGGCGCAACAGTTTCGATTAGAAGTTTTGAAAACTCTAAATACACTTCCAATTCCTAACAAGACAATGTTAATGGacagtaaaatttttaatgtagtTGAAAAATGGTCGAAACGATTGTATTTTTCACCTAACAGAGATTCTCCAGAAGATGACCAGGGAAAATCAAAATCGTGTTCTGAAGAATTACAGCTTGGTTATGACAAtagcgaaaaaaaaagttccTATCAATTAAACGATACTGAGAAGAGTGATAGTAATGTCGAGAATTGTATAGCAATCGGTGAAGTGAAATCAGATAATACGGATCAAAATCTTATACCTGACCTAGCTTTAAATCTTCTGGCCGAATGGTCAAATTTAAAGGAAGTTTTCCGAATACCtaaaaaggaaagaattgAACAAATGAAAGAGCACGAAAGAGAAGCTg ACCGTGGATATAGAGAAGAAttagaaaaggaagaaaaaagggGAACATCATACGATAG GTCTGACAGATATGGAAGGAATGAACCCGAGAAACGTAGTGATCGAAGACGAGGTCGAGAATCTCCAGAATCCGAGTACACTCGAACAAAGGATAAGCGAGTAGAAGAAAGAAGTAGCTTAGTTCCTATTCCACGAATGACAAAATACGAACGCAGACAACTATTCGCTATGAAGGTCgctaaagaagaagaagagcgaCAACGTCGCCAACAACAAGAATCGTGGCAAGATCACGAAAACAGGTGTTTGGCCTTAGGTATAGATCCTCATTCGACTGCTATGGTAGATCCTCAAACAGGGTATCCTGTATTTTATAACCCATCGCTTGGACAATGGCAGCATTATACTACACAAG AAGGAGAAATAAGTCAGCAATGTACTCCTGTATACGTAGGAGGTCCTCAATCAGTACCTGGACATTCGCAATCAACAATACCACCACAAAACTCGCATGTCCTACCGCCATCAATCTCTTCTGAAATATCACCTGGTATGTCTAGCAGCATACCTTCTGGTGTACCACCAGTGGTGTACACGTTAAGCCAAACGCCTGTTTTTAATCAAACCACAACAGCCTATTCTTTACTACCTCATTGTCACCAACAATATCCCGAGAGTCAATTGCCATTGTGTAATAATTTAGTCCATGGTGGAACGCCGCCCGTAGCTATTCAAACACAACCCCTTTATGATCATATTGAAAAGCAATCGGATCAGCAATTTCCTGCGAAATCATTTAAATCGCCGCAACCGGAAATACCTGCCATAGATCTACCACCAAAATGGAAAAGTGCAACCGACGCTAGAGGTAGAACCTATTACTATCACGTAAAAGAACGAATATCGCAATGGTTACCACCGCCGCCGGACCATATCGGAGTTCAACCAGATTCATCATCATCTTCGGAGTCCAGTGAGGATTCTAGTTCGTCAAACGAAGATGACGAAGATGTTGAGGATGATAATAACGAGGAACAAAAAACTGAAGAGTTAGAGTTAAATAACACTTTACTTGAGAAATCATTAAATGGCTCGAAGCATAATGTACCTAAAAAAGTTAGTGTTCATAATGTAACTGCAAGTACAGCGACTTTTCCTGAAGGAAAGAAAAGACGAGAAGGTTTAGTTCAAGAAAGGATTATCAGC CCTCGTAGAGAAGAAGATCGTATAGATCATAAAACGCACAAGGGTATTAAGGAAAAACTGCGCCGTCAAAAAGAGAGGGCGAAGTTCAAGGAACACGTTGAAAAAATACGAAGACACAGGCGTAGTAACAAATCGAAATCACATTCGCGTCATAGCTTAAGTAAATTACAATCACCTTCGACAGATTTATCCACAATgtccgaaagaaaaattaaagatactTTTAGGATAAATATGGCGAACGTGATGGTACATTTTTTGAATCCGTATAGAAAGAATGATTGTAAACAAGGTAGAATAACTAACACTGAAGATTTTAAACATCTTGCAAGAAAG ctTACACATTTTGTACTTGCAAAAGAGTTAAAACATTGTAAGAGCGTTGatgaattacaatgtaatgaaaatgttaaacatAAAGCTAAAGATTTTGTACGTAAGTATATGAGTAAATTTGGTGCAGTATACCAGAAAAGTACAGACGACGAGTAA